In the genome of Mercurialis annua linkage group LG8, ddMerAnnu1.2, whole genome shotgun sequence, the window TCAAGATGTGGAGAGCCAAACTGactttttttatagaaataaaaagtttaatggAGCGgtatttttcaattaaactctttaaattaaagaattttaatCTATAAAGAATCCATTGTGGATGCTCTAATAAGGTTAAATTATGGTCCAGTGGTATTAGTCATAAAACAGATTTGTTAActaaataattacttataaattattatatttttaaaatttataatatgttatttttgttaaatttatagataaaatgatgcattttattaattatcttttCCTATTAAATACACATGTATTCAATTGTTCcgtgatttttttatcattgaaatgctttgtttttaatttatttatgaatttttcaaCATGTcaatatatgtgtgtgtgtgtgtatatatatatatatatatatatatatatatatataaggtgGACATAGAACAAATACGCTAATAAATACGCCATGAACGAGACTTAGCTGTCAGTCTTACAGCGGCCCCAATAAAACCTATAGCCAAAGCCCATAAACTAGACTTAGTCAACGATCACAGACTAAATTCAACAAGCTTTTCAGCAGACTCAAATAAGATTAGCTTAACAAAATTTCGATAAAGGAGGGATCATGATGAAGCGTATCCACCCTTAATAAAAGATCAACACGAAGAAGAAGTGTTTAATAAGAACTAAACAGAATGATATATATAAAGAAGAGCTTAGATCAGGTAAACGAACTTTAATTCATTAATTCAACTACTACTATTCACTTTAATCTATCAAAtaatctgacttaggcatcggagcgTGTTCGAGCCATGACCGTCACGAATCCTTCTAACCAACTCTTTCTTGATAAGTTGGAATAAGATCATCTAGGCCACGGAAAAACCATCATTTGGCACCGTCTGTAGGAAACTATtattcatttttgaaataaaaattcaattttgatttcCTTGTCAGAATGGATAGCAAAGAACAACCGCCGTTTCCAGGAGTGGTCGTGACAACCGGAGGGTTACCCGTGAGTACCGGCCGGATCCTTCCACCTGTCTCACCGGAGGAATTAGAGTAATTGCACCAGTAACGGGCGGGGCATTACCAGCAACCAGCAGAGTCGCATACGATATCACACCACCATAGACTCTTAAAGGTATTCATGGAGGGAATTTTCCAGGAAACACAGCTTCACCCTGGGGTTACTACACACCCTTGTACGAAATGCCCATGGTGTATTAGCAACCAGGAAGGGGATGGTATCCAGTGTACTGCCCGTGGACTCATCCTATCCCTCCATAGACATAGAAGAAACAGTAACATCCACCACGCATGTTCCTCCGTACATACCTCAAGGAACACCTTTACCTCCGCTCTACCACGAAGCGGTGATGAAAAGTATTCACGACTTCCACGATCATTTAGTGGGATTGACTAGAGAATCAGCTGAATAGAGAGGAACGGAGGAGAAGCAGACACATAACAATGATCAGGAAAGAAGACGAGGACTTGAAACGTCTGCGCCAAAAAAGAAAGGAGGAGCTTAACTTCCCCAAAAAGGCCAATTTGAGCCTACACCCCGACTAAATATTTCTTCTTCGCACATGTGCATTATGACTATTTATAGCATAACTTTTTTTCTATATCCGATTTAATCGATTCAAATGCCCTGAAAAAGTTAACTCAGATACCTGCATCTTTTATCAAGATACGAAATTCAGATTCATCctttaaaaaggataaaatcGCCTTTAAACTTCCTGCATGTGTAGAGATAGGGCAACTCTTCACCAAATTTATATCCACCTATGTCTGACCATTGTGGCATAATACTTTTTCACAATGTCttatttaaaagatttaaatgaTCTTTGAAATAtaactcgaatacctataacttttttgaagaaaaaaattcgaatttatcctttaaaaatgatgaaattaCCTTTAAAATTGTTTTCTGTGTAGAGGCATGGTGGTGACTCTTTATATTACTATTGACGCGTTCCACATTGCGAGTCACGTGTAAAACACGTAAAGCGGCATTatctcataataaaaaaaatttaatccaaCAAATCcccaattaatttatatattttataaattttaaaatatattattataattataataaattagttaattaaattttaaataaatgttattgatgtcaattaattttaagaattaataaattaaattattatatttattttaaaatattatatttatatttattttaaaatattatatttatatttattttaacaattataaaaataaagtattatactttaatattttaaagtattaTAGTTTATTGGATCCCATAGTCCACGAAGCGTTTCAAAGTTATAGGCAGACGTGGGAATTTTGATGGAATATCcacaaaaaataacaataacaataattaaaaaaacaacaacaagagAGTTGACAAATAGTAACGAGAAAATGGTGCAAATATGCCCTTATAGTATATAGAAGGAAACAACTAAGCCCtttatgatattttaaaattattaaaaacaattaaagtcTCCGTTTTAACGTTGTTTAAAGAACCTATAGCTCCGTTAAATTTGTGGTGGACAGATCTAACGGGACAATGTTAAATATTAACTCTGTTACCAATACGGGTCTAATTggtcaaatttaaaaaacattagGTGGTTAATTGAGATCTGAATATTATAAAGGGTTTAGTTAGTTATTCTTCCAGGCCTTAAAACAATAACAttgtttttgtcaaaaatttcaaatttttttatatatatctctGTTAATCCAACACCAAATTCATAGAAAAAGTTGAGAATTTTCAATGGAGCCTGCAAATAACGGAAAGGTTACATGCGGGTCATGGATCAAAAGACCCGAAAATGTCAATTGGGTTGTTCTGGGCAAGTCAGCAAAATCTTCTTCTCCAGTTCTTCAGATTTTCTCGTTTGATTCCATTACCACGTCTCTGTCTTCTTCTCCTCTGGTACGGTGTCGTTTTGTATCattggattttgtttttgaattgtttggtttattattggtgtTGAATTGTTGGGTGTAGGGTAGTTATGTGCTAGAAGAAAGTGATGGTGATCCTGAGACAATTGCAGTGCATCCTAGTGGAGATTATTTTGTTTGTTCCACTACTAAAGGTGGTTGCAAGTaagtttctttttttctttttttatactaaagtttcaatttttatagtttttaatgAATTCCAAGGTTGAAACAATGTTAAAATTTATTGGGTTTGATGAATACCCATTTCAATGGAATGaaaccaaaaattgaaaaatttatgcACTTGTTAAGGAGATTCTCATATTGGGATTAGTGCTaagctaggtagcacggacacggaaaACGGAAAACCGGGGCACTCGGATGCAAACAAGGCGAAACAACGTTATTTTTAAGATTTCTTATGTTAAAAattgaagtttcgtgtccgaaatGCGAGTGTCTGACATGTTTCCGAAACAGGAATCGTTGATTTagtgaagtgtccgtgctacctaggtgCTAAGTAAAGATTGTTGCTTTGTGTGAATGAGACCTTAAGATGTCTCAGAATATTTCTATATGAACTTCAATGATTTGCTTTTCACAGTTGAATAAGTTGAaagattcaaattttaatatcttAACTGAAGATGCTTCTTTCTCCCCTTGTATTGTTGAAAAACATCTTTGAAATTGAAGTTTGATTTATTTGCAGATTATTTGAGTTGCATGGTCAAGCAACAAATTTAACATTGTCGGCTAAAAAATTACCTCCTCTACAAGATGTCGGTCCACAAAAATGTCTAGCTTTTAGTGTTGATGGATCAAGATTTGTTACTGGCGGAGTGGTAAGCAATAccatttgaaataaatttacttttttatttgttttcttttaccTTGGTTGAGTCTAAAATGTTTTTGTATGGCTAACTATTAGATGTTGTGATACAATTAATTGTAGGATGGACGCCTCAGAATTTTGGAATGGCCAAGCCAACGGATAATTTCTGATGAACGAAAAGCACATAAATCTTTTCGGGATATGGATGTTAGGTAGGTTTCTTGTCCTTTTTAATGAAATTGCATGACAATCAGACCCAGCAATACTGCGCATTTTCCTCTGAATATGCGGATGAATGCAATTTGTTtgataactttaaaaaattcaatttgtaCAATTGAAGTCATGTGGTTGTTCATAAAATTGGGTGAAATTGCATGATTATTCACAGCTCTTATTGCTTTCGTTCTCCTTTTGGCTGAACTAAAATTGTGCAGTACTGATTGCTTGCCTCCAATTTTGTATTTGAATTAATTCACCATTTCTTTCCATCATATTCTAGCCTAGATTCAGCATTTTTAGCTTCAACATCTACTGATGGTACTGCAAGAATATGGAATTTAGAAGATGGTTTGCCTTTGACTACTTTGACCCGCACCTCGGTATGCTTTCTTCATCATGCAACTTTTAGGGTGTGCTATAGATATTTCTCCTATTTTGAGGCTGATTTGGTACTTTTTGTATACAGGACGAAAAGATTGAattatgtcgattctccaaagATGGGACAAAACCATTTTTGTTTTGTGCTGTTCAGAGAGGTATTTTAGTTTGTTGGTTTAAGTAAACAGCGTAATATAAGTTCCTCTAAACTTAAATATTGTTATTGAATCAGGTGATAAAGCTTACACTGCTGTATATGACATAAGTACATGGAATAAAATTGGGTATAAGAGGCTGCTTAGGAAACCGGCTTGTATAATGTCAGTCAGCTTGGATGGGAAATATCTTGCTCTGTAAGCGCTTAACATAGATGATTgcacttttcaatttttttatcgttATTTGGGGTTCTGCTTAAAATCTGCTATTTTACTGTTATTTAAGCGAAGCATGAGTCTCTTGTTCTGATGTGGTTCTTTGAATTTTTTGTCACTATTATCAATATTTGCAACttgtttattatgtttgatattgaggtataatatataatttggttCAGAAGCCTTTGTTTTTATCACTATTGAGCATTTGATATGTGAACACATGGGTTTCTAATATCAGCAGGAATTTGTTTTATCTTTCCTCTTAGAGTTAGAATTCAGCTGatcttttttccatttttttgttgcaaaatCCGGAATGAGATCTGAACTTTTAAATATAGTTGGCACTTGGCAGCATTTCAAAAGAATGTGTTTGTTGACTGACAACATCCTTTATGTAGTACGAAAACAGAAAACACCGAACTGAATAATGgggatataatattttttagaagAATAAGTTATAAACGTAGAGTTTATAGGTTTAGAAGTGTTTCCATTCGAGAAACGAAACGCTAAAACTTAGGAATTGAGAAGTTTCCATGCAACATAGGGAGAAAGGTAGCAAATAAATCGTGTGGTCATGATATTTCACCAATTGAATGTATTAACAtgcatgtttttaattatagagGAAGCAAGGATGGAGACATTTGTGTAGCTGAAACAAAGAAAATGGTTGTTAGCCATTGGAGCAGGAGGCTACACCCTGGTACAGCCATTACATCTCTAGAGTTCTGTCCTAATCAAAGGTAAGGATAGTCTAATTTATACTTGCTTAAAAAAGATAACTCATAATAGTCTAGAATGAATGTGCTTCTATGCTAAATCATCGTAGTTATTGCAAGGAATTCTGAAATACAGTTTCCTCGATATGTTTCAGAAAAGAGAGAATGATTCCTTGACTGTTTTTAAAAAGTGTTCTGTTATTTTACACCAGATTCCTAGCTTAGTTGAAatgcattttctttatcatatGCTTTCTGCTAGTTGCGAGTTTTTTGTAGCTGTATTCATGTTCTTCATCCAAGTTCCATTATCTAGAGATGCAAgctatttgaaaaattatttaatcagCAGCCTTTCTTCTCTTGTAATTTGGAAATCCATATCCCTCTTGTTAGCTTTGTGGAAATAATCTCATTTTATCCTCTTAATAACCTCTCTTTTGATGACATTTGTCCGTAGGTTTATGGGCCAATTCTCTTTGAGTATGGTTATCCCAATATTGTCTCGATCTCTTAGTCGTTCAATCTATTTCATCAACACATTGCACGCATGAATTTACACATTCAGATATGCCTATCCACGCATGTTTCAGTACAAATAAAGGGCCAAATGAAAGATAGGAGTACAACTCGACCAAGTAATGACTATAAGTAATTGTTCCTACCATGCTGAAGTCATGGTGTCTAATCATAGGAGACAACATTTAGTAGAAGCCAAAAAAATGTAAGAATTGGTTAGGGTCGCAAGATGCGtgtataatttaagaaaaaaatacttaaaatctTGCTTACGGGCATTAAAATACTGAAAGTATGATAAGGTACGAAATATTTATTGATAGATGACTAGCATTAAAAGA includes:
- the LOC126660616 gene encoding SEC12-like protein 1: MEPANNGKVTCGSWIKRPENVNWVVLGKSAKSSSPVLQIFSFDSITTSLSSSPLGSYVLEESDGDPETIAVHPSGDYFVCSTTKGGCKLFELHGQATNLTLSAKKLPPLQDVGPQKCLAFSVDGSRFVTGGVDGRLRILEWPSQRIISDERKAHKSFRDMDVSLDSAFLASTSTDGTARIWNLEDGLPLTTLTRTSDEKIELCRFSKDGTKPFLFCAVQRGDKAYTAVYDISTWNKIGYKRLLRKPACIMSVSLDGKYLALGSKDGDICVAETKKMVVSHWSRRLHPGTAITSLEFCPNQRVVLTTSNEWEAAVTKLNVPADWKEWQIYLLLIGLFLASAVAFYIFFQNSDSFWNFPMGKHQSGRPKFETVFQDPQSDDVFGPVDL